A window from Actinomycetota bacterium encodes these proteins:
- a CDS encoding TetR/AcrR family transcriptional regulator: protein MGEPVLVEGPNGRERLLLATERALRAGREIRVAEICKEAKVSAALIYKYFDDREDLIAEGYGRIYRGLVTEDLAGLANFPTEPDELRAAIRNQARQIFSRERDDIRWARLEALSHARINPGVARRIEKIRTELVEEYANVLMSFKGAVFTRDEAATMSVIALGLVLGVTAMSYQELSDEKRDSLAEMWSTMMLATLAKFTE, encoded by the coding sequence ATGGGTGAACCTGTGCTTGTTGAGGGCCCCAATGGTCGCGAACGACTCCTCTTGGCAACGGAAAGGGCCTTGAGAGCGGGTCGAGAGATTCGTGTCGCCGAAATCTGCAAAGAGGCCAAGGTCAGTGCGGCTCTCATCTACAAGTACTTCGATGACCGCGAGGATCTGATCGCCGAGGGCTACGGACGCATCTACCGCGGTCTGGTAACCGAAGATCTCGCAGGTCTGGCCAATTTCCCAACCGAGCCCGATGAACTGCGCGCTGCAATCCGAAATCAGGCTCGCCAAATCTTCAGTCGTGAGCGCGACGACATCAGATGGGCACGTTTGGAGGCGCTTTCGCACGCGCGCATCAATCCAGGAGTCGCCCGTCGCATTGAAAAGATCCGCACTGAGCTCGTTGAGGAATACGCCAACGTCTTGATGTCCTTCAAGGGTGCAGTGTTCACTCGTGATGAAGCAGCAACCATGTCGGTCATAGCTCTGGGTCTGGTGCTCGGTGTGACCGCGATGTCATATCAGGAACTTTCGGACGAAAAGCGCGACAGTCTCGCTGAAATGTGGTCCACGATGATGTTGGCCACCTTGGCCAAATTCACCGAATAG
- a CDS encoding ammonium transporter, with protein sequence MESALNTGNTAWLLTSAALVLLMIPGLAFFYGGMVRMKSVLNMLMMVMGALFIVGVLWVLYGYSMAFGASYGSTGLLGNITEFAGLGQLQGAAPVEGYGYPPLAFVAFQAMFACLTVGLIAGAVADRMKFSAWLVFAGIWATLVYFPVAHWVFNLNSETGGWIFKYGVIDFAGGTAVHINAGVAGLALCIVLGKRLGWPRSPMRPHNLTLVMIGAALLWFGWFGFNAGSSTAADDFAAQAFINTFAATCAAAIGWLITEKIRDGHATSLGAASGVVAGLVAITPACAAVSPVGALLLGLIAGVLCALAVGLKYVFKFDDSLDVVGVHLVGGLVGTLLIGFLATDASPTGINGLFYGGGIDQLGKQAVGAGAVLGYSLVITLIIAVILKLVMGIRVTEEQEISGIDVAEHAETGYELGDSGGGGVFAGMGHAASHSEEGSS encoded by the coding sequence ATGGAATCGGCTTTGAATACAGGCAACACTGCCTGGCTGCTCACCAGCGCTGCGCTGGTGTTGCTCATGATCCCCGGGCTGGCCTTCTTCTACGGCGGCATGGTCCGTATGAAGTCCGTCCTCAACATGCTCATGATGGTTATGGGTGCACTGTTCATCGTCGGTGTTCTGTGGGTGCTCTACGGCTACTCAATGGCCTTCGGCGCCTCCTATGGCTCGACCGGTCTGCTCGGTAACATCACCGAGTTCGCTGGGCTCGGACAGCTTCAAGGAGCTGCGCCGGTTGAAGGCTATGGCTATCCGCCGCTGGCTTTCGTCGCCTTCCAGGCCATGTTCGCCTGTCTGACTGTCGGTCTCATCGCCGGCGCAGTAGCCGATCGCATGAAGTTCTCCGCATGGCTGGTATTCGCGGGCATCTGGGCCACCTTGGTCTACTTCCCGGTTGCGCACTGGGTCTTCAATCTCAATTCTGAGACTGGCGGCTGGATCTTCAAGTACGGCGTCATCGACTTCGCCGGTGGTACGGCCGTCCATATCAATGCCGGTGTTGCCGGTCTTGCACTCTGCATCGTCCTTGGCAAGCGTCTTGGTTGGCCAAGGTCGCCAATGCGACCGCACAACCTCACCTTGGTGATGATCGGTGCCGCGCTGCTGTGGTTCGGATGGTTCGGCTTCAACGCAGGTTCTTCGACTGCAGCAGATGACTTTGCAGCTCAGGCGTTTATCAACACATTCGCCGCGACCTGCGCCGCAGCGATCGGCTGGCTCATCACTGAGAAGATTCGCGATGGACATGCCACTTCGTTGGGTGCGGCCTCGGGTGTTGTGGCCGGACTGGTTGCGATCACTCCAGCGTGTGCCGCAGTGAGCCCGGTCGGCGCACTGCTGCTGGGCCTCATCGCGGGTGTGCTCTGTGCACTGGCAGTGGGCTTGAAGTACGTCTTCAAGTTCGATGACTCGTTGGACGTCGTTGGTGTCCACTTGGTCGGTGGCCTCGTCGGCACCTTGCTCATCGGCTTCCTGGCTACGGATGCTTCTCCGACGGGCATCAACGGACTGTTCTACGGAGGCGGCATCGATCAGCTTGGCAAGCAGGCAGTTGGTGCTGGTGCTGTACTGGGCTACTCCCTGGTCATTACCCTGATCATCGCTGTCATCCTGAAGCTGGTCATGGGCATTCGGGTCACCGAAGAGCAGGAAATCTCCGGAATCGATGTCGCTGAGCACGCAGAAACTGGCTACGAGCTTGGTGATTCAGGTGGCGGCGGCGTCTTCGCCGGCATGGGACACGCAGCATCGCACTCAGAGGAAGGTTCGTCATGA
- a CDS encoding P-II family nitrogen regulator, with protein MKLITAIIKPFKLEDVKGALEAAGIHGLTVSEASGFGRQRGHTEVYRGAEYTVDLVPKVRVEVVVDDVDADRVVDAIVGAAQTGRIGDGKVWVSSVEAVVRVRTGERGADAL; from the coding sequence ATGAAGTTGATCACCGCAATCATCAAGCCGTTCAAGCTTGAGGATGTCAAGGGTGCACTGGAGGCTGCGGGCATCCACGGCCTGACTGTGTCTGAGGCCTCCGGCTTCGGCCGGCAGCGTGGACACACCGAGGTCTACCGTGGAGCTGAATACACGGTTGATCTGGTGCCCAAGGTTCGTGTCGAGGTCGTCGTTGACGATGTTGATGCTGACCGCGTAGTCGACGCAATTGTTGGTGCCGCCCAGACCGGGCGCATCGGCGACGGCAAGGTCTGGGTCTCCTCAGTCGAAGCTGTCGTTCGGGTTCGTACCGGCGAGCGCGGCGCGGACGCACTGTAA
- a CDS encoding [protein-PII] uridylyltransferase translates to MRADAEFISAREAIVRRPGPFGPGRRTALTEHTDAWLAEVFKASHPLADGVCLVAVGGHGRQELAPGSDVDLVLLHRIDPRRAAAIAQELWYPIWDAGIALDHSVRTVAEARRLASEDIKVILGLLDLRVIAGDVTIGEQLRKAIYADWRATAPKRIGDLRALVDQRKELFGELNTMLEPDIKEAYGGLREATVLRAIAASWITDITHSHWQEGVDYLLDVRDALHQVSHRSSDRLLLQEQDAVAQALGVGDADDLLRGVYTAARAIAYSSDTTWHRVDRLTVRSTRFSMRPVRKGSPERVPLTDGVVVQSGEAVLAIDARPEKDPVLILRAAAAAAQAGIPLAPHTVTRLAQESAPLPDPWTQAARDAFLSLLGAGMPTVQVWEALDQAGVISRLIPGWDVVRAAPQRNALHKYTVDRHLIECVVQASALTRNVDRPDLLLLGALFHDFGKARAGDHSELGATLVASVMKSMGYSAADIGTVSLLVLHHLMLSEIATRRDLDDPATVAYVAERIPDPQILDLLAALTQADAIATGPSMWTAWRRNLVDELVRRTHEAIAGRPLPQLPHLTEDQQLAIAHEGIWVVMADTDDGYELTLAAPDRIGLLATVAGVLAVHRLQVRSAQVMTDGQRAVQVWNVQPIFGDPPGIELLSEELRRAIDGSFDVAERLRKRDEAYSANAKVAAPRIEVIETASERSTVLEVRAHDAPGLLYRITRAIASTDAAITGARVQTLGSDAVDVFFLVDRHGKALSDQHAAAVKVTVLGELLQPLP, encoded by the coding sequence ATGCGCGCCGATGCTGAGTTCATCAGCGCACGTGAAGCCATCGTGCGGCGTCCTGGGCCATTTGGTCCAGGACGCCGCACTGCTTTGACAGAACACACTGATGCCTGGCTGGCTGAGGTGTTCAAGGCCTCCCATCCATTGGCCGACGGCGTGTGTCTGGTCGCTGTGGGAGGGCATGGGCGCCAAGAGCTTGCGCCTGGCAGTGACGTAGATCTTGTCCTTCTTCATCGCATTGATCCCCGAAGAGCTGCCGCCATTGCTCAAGAGCTCTGGTACCCGATCTGGGATGCCGGTATTGCGCTGGATCACAGCGTGCGTACCGTTGCCGAAGCTCGCCGCCTGGCCAGCGAGGACATCAAGGTCATTCTTGGTCTGCTCGATCTTCGCGTGATCGCTGGTGATGTGACCATCGGTGAGCAGTTGCGCAAGGCGATATATGCCGACTGGCGAGCCACGGCACCCAAGCGCATTGGTGACCTTCGCGCCCTTGTCGATCAGCGCAAGGAGCTCTTCGGCGAGCTCAACACCATGCTTGAGCCAGACATCAAGGAGGCGTACGGCGGCCTGCGCGAGGCCACCGTGCTCCGTGCGATCGCAGCATCATGGATCACTGACATCACGCATTCACATTGGCAAGAAGGCGTGGACTACCTGCTTGATGTGCGTGATGCGCTGCATCAGGTCAGTCATCGCAGCAGCGACCGACTGTTGCTGCAGGAGCAGGATGCAGTGGCACAGGCCTTGGGGGTCGGCGATGCGGACGATCTCCTGCGCGGGGTGTACACCGCTGCAAGAGCAATTGCGTACTCATCTGACACAACGTGGCATCGCGTTGATCGGCTCACCGTGCGTTCCACCCGCTTCAGCATGAGGCCGGTTCGCAAGGGAAGCCCCGAGCGCGTGCCATTGACAGACGGTGTTGTCGTGCAGTCTGGCGAGGCGGTGCTGGCGATTGATGCTCGTCCTGAGAAGGACCCGGTGCTCATCCTCAGAGCGGCGGCCGCGGCTGCTCAAGCGGGGATTCCATTGGCCCCCCACACCGTCACACGTCTGGCGCAGGAAAGTGCTCCACTTCCCGATCCTTGGACACAGGCAGCACGCGACGCGTTCTTGTCCCTGCTCGGCGCCGGCATGCCAACCGTTCAGGTATGGGAGGCACTTGATCAAGCAGGCGTGATCTCCCGACTGATCCCTGGATGGGATGTGGTGCGAGCTGCTCCCCAACGCAATGCCCTCCACAAATACACAGTCGATCGCCACCTCATCGAATGCGTGGTGCAGGCCAGTGCCTTGACGCGCAATGTTGATCGACCGGATCTCCTTCTGCTCGGCGCGCTCTTCCATGACTTTGGCAAGGCTCGCGCGGGAGACCACAGTGAACTTGGTGCGACTCTGGTGGCGAGTGTTATGAAATCCATGGGTTACAGCGCCGCTGACATCGGCACGGTCTCGCTGCTCGTGCTGCATCACTTGATGCTTTCCGAGATCGCCACTCGACGAGATCTCGATGATCCAGCCACCGTGGCCTACGTGGCTGAGCGCATACCAGATCCGCAGATCCTTGACCTGCTTGCCGCGTTGACACAGGCCGATGCCATCGCAACTGGCCCCTCAATGTGGACCGCCTGGCGTCGAAATCTCGTTGACGAACTTGTGCGACGAACCCACGAAGCGATCGCGGGTCGGCCTCTTCCACAATTGCCGCACCTCACTGAGGATCAGCAGCTTGCTATCGCGCACGAAGGCATCTGGGTGGTGATGGCAGATACCGACGACGGCTATGAGCTGACTCTGGCTGCTCCCGATCGCATCGGACTGCTGGCGACGGTGGCTGGGGTGCTGGCCGTTCACCGTCTTCAAGTGCGATCCGCTCAGGTGATGACAGATGGGCAGCGAGCGGTGCAGGTATGGAATGTGCAGCCAATCTTCGGCGATCCGCCCGGCATCGAATTGTTGAGTGAAGAATTGCGCAGAGCCATTGACGGCTCCTTCGATGTCGCCGAACGTCTGCGCAAACGTGATGAGGCCTACAGCGCGAATGCGAAAGTTGCTGCGCCGCGCATTGAGGTGATCGAGACGGCGTCTGAGCGTTCAACTGTGCTGGAAGTGCGGGCCCACGATGCACCCGGATTGCTGTACCGCATCACCCGTGCGATTGCGTCAACTGATGCCGCGATCACAGGTGCCCGAGTGCAGACTCTGGGATCGGACGCCGTTGACGTGTTCTTCCTCGTTGATCGTCATGGCAAGGCGCTGAGCGATCAGCACGCAGCCGCAGTGAAGGTGACTGTGCTGGGTGAACTTCTGCAGCCATTACCCTGA
- the ffh gene encoding signal recognition particle protein: MFGNLSDRLSATFKGLRGKGRLSEADVDATVREIRIALLEADVALPVVREFCATVKTRALEVTASGGLNPAQQVVKIVHEELVVILGGETRTIRYAKKPPTVILLAGLQGAGKTTLAGKLAVALKREGHTPLLVAADLQRPNAVDQLKVVAQRAGVAVFAPEPGSGIGDPVKVTLDAREFAEAKLYDTVIVDTAGRLAIDAELMEQLRKVRDAASPDEVLFVVDAMIGQDAVRTAEEFMKNVGFDGVVLTKLDGDARGGAALSVKSVTGAPIMFASTGEKLEDFEVFHPERMASRILDMGDVLTLIEQAERAFDSEQAERLSAKVAKGEDFTLDDFLEQMQAVKKMGSLSSVLGMLPGMGNMKAQLDQIDDRDLDRVAAIIQSMTPAERKDPKLLNASRRVRIAKGSGTQVSEINSLMERFAQAQVMMKQAGKGGMPTMPGMPGFGAGAGKKSKGRMAKQERPAKGAKGRSGNPAKRALGGDPATAGAPPNLGSLPPDLKKMLGQ; the protein is encoded by the coding sequence GTGTTTGGCAACCTCTCTGATCGCCTGTCGGCGACCTTCAAGGGACTTCGAGGCAAGGGACGGCTCTCTGAAGCCGATGTCGATGCCACAGTTCGTGAGATCCGGATCGCACTCCTCGAGGCCGATGTTGCATTGCCGGTCGTGCGCGAGTTCTGTGCCACCGTCAAGACTCGAGCTTTGGAAGTCACGGCCTCTGGTGGGCTGAACCCGGCCCAGCAGGTCGTCAAGATCGTCCACGAGGAGCTGGTGGTCATCCTGGGCGGCGAAACCCGGACCATCCGATATGCAAAGAAGCCACCCACGGTCATCTTGCTTGCTGGCCTGCAGGGCGCCGGCAAGACGACCCTGGCCGGCAAGCTCGCCGTAGCCCTGAAGCGCGAGGGGCACACGCCGCTGCTGGTCGCCGCGGACCTTCAGCGTCCAAATGCGGTTGACCAGCTGAAAGTGGTGGCGCAACGCGCTGGTGTTGCAGTTTTCGCCCCCGAGCCCGGCAGCGGTATTGGCGATCCGGTCAAGGTCACCCTCGATGCTCGGGAGTTCGCTGAAGCAAAGCTCTACGACACGGTGATCGTGGACACGGCCGGCCGGTTGGCCATCGACGCCGAACTGATGGAGCAGTTGCGCAAGGTGCGCGATGCCGCTTCACCAGATGAGGTGCTGTTCGTCGTTGACGCGATGATCGGACAGGATGCGGTGCGCACCGCCGAAGAGTTCATGAAGAACGTCGGCTTTGACGGTGTCGTGCTCACCAAGCTCGATGGCGACGCTCGTGGTGGAGCTGCGCTCTCGGTGAAGAGCGTCACTGGGGCTCCGATCATGTTCGCGTCCACCGGTGAGAAGCTTGAGGACTTCGAGGTCTTCCACCCTGAGCGGATGGCCAGCCGCATCCTGGACATGGGCGATGTCCTCACGCTGATTGAGCAGGCTGAGCGGGCATTCGACTCCGAGCAGGCAGAGCGACTCTCGGCCAAGGTCGCCAAGGGTGAGGACTTCACCCTTGATGACTTCCTGGAGCAGATGCAGGCCGTCAAGAAGATGGGCTCGCTCTCCAGTGTGCTTGGCATGCTGCCTGGCATGGGCAATATGAAGGCCCAGCTTGACCAGATCGACGATCGCGATCTGGATCGTGTCGCGGCGATCATCCAGTCGATGACCCCCGCGGAGCGCAAGGATCCCAAACTGCTGAATGCCTCCCGGCGGGTGCGCATCGCCAAGGGCTCAGGTACGCAGGTCAGCGAGATCAACAGCCTCATGGAGCGCTTTGCTCAGGCTCAGGTCATGATGAAACAGGCGGGCAAGGGCGGCATGCCAACGATGCCCGGGATGCCTGGCTTTGGCGCTGGCGCTGGAAAGAAGTCCAAGGGTCGGATGGCCAAGCAGGAGCGACCGGCTAAGGGAGCAAAGGGCCGAAGCGGCAACCCAGCAAAGCGGGCGCTCGGTGGTGATCCGGCAACGGCAGGAGCCCCGCCGAATCTGGGCAGTTTGCCCCCTGATCTGAAGAAGATGCTCGGTCAATAG
- the rpsP gene encoding 30S ribosomal protein S16, translating into MAVKIKLKRLGKTHAPQYRIVVADARTARNGRAIEEIGIYQPLQNPSLIKVDSERVQYWLGVGALPTEAVAAILKVTGDWQKFKGLPGAEGTLQVAEPKVSKVLVFEAAVADAANEPKITKKPKLDVAAPAAAVVVEEVAAEAVVETIAEEAAVEAVIDAVVDAEVAEAVVAEAVVAEEVAAEETTS; encoded by the coding sequence GTGGCCGTAAAGATCAAGCTCAAGCGCCTTGGCAAGACCCATGCACCGCAGTACCGAATCGTCGTTGCTGATGCGCGCACCGCTCGCAATGGCCGTGCTATCGAAGAGATCGGTATCTACCAGCCCCTGCAGAACCCGAGTCTGATCAAGGTTGACTCCGAGCGCGTGCAGTACTGGCTCGGAGTTGGCGCACTGCCAACAGAAGCCGTTGCTGCGATCCTGAAGGTCACTGGTGACTGGCAGAAGTTCAAGGGCCTTCCAGGTGCCGAAGGCACGCTGCAGGTTGCCGAGCCCAAGGTGTCCAAGGTGCTCGTATTCGAAGCAGCTGTTGCCGATGCCGCCAACGAGCCCAAGATCACCAAGAAGCCAAAGCTCGACGTCGCTGCTCCGGCAGCTGCCGTTGTAGTTGAAGAAGTTGCCGCCGAAGCCGTTGTTGAGACCATTGCTGAGGAAGCCGCTGTCGAAGCGGTCATCGACGCAGTGGTCGACGCTGAAGTTGCCGAGGCAGTTGTCGCTGAGGCAGTTGTCGCTGAGGAAGTTGCAGCAGAAGAGACCACATCCTGA
- a CDS encoding RNA-binding protein has translation MLEEALGHLVRGIVDHPEDVNVSEKSQRRGATLNVSVNPEDMGRVIGRGGRTATALRNVLAALNGGRGVRIDFLDVAER, from the coding sequence ATGCTCGAAGAGGCTCTGGGCCATTTGGTGCGCGGCATCGTCGACCATCCTGAAGACGTCAATGTCTCTGAAAAGTCCCAGCGTCGTGGTGCCACGCTCAATGTGAGTGTGAATCCTGAAGACATGGGTCGTGTCATCGGTCGCGGTGGACGCACCGCAACGGCACTGCGCAATGTTCTGGCTGCACTCAATGGTGGTCGCGGCGTGCGCATCGATTTCCTCGATGTTGCCGAGCGCTAA